The Pochonia chlamydosporia 170 chromosome 1, whole genome shotgun sequence genome window below encodes:
- a CDS encoding amino acid permease (similar to Neosartorya fischeri NRRL 181 XP_001263641.1), producing the protein MDSVQQHVRRGSSSSRLEKRRASIADDAAQLEAMGHKQELKRNFSMISMLGLAFAILNTWTALAASITLALPSGGTSAVIWGLMVAGVCNLCLAASLAEFLSAYPTAGGQYHWAAIISWKKSSRAISYVTGWINVCGWVALSATGPLLGSTFIVNIISLFNHEYDAKPWHQFLIYIGFALIALVINAFLTRLLPYFTKAAFFWSITGFVIIVITVLACASPDFQTGDFVYGQFINNVGWPDGLAWLLGLLQGAFALTGFDATAHMIEEIPDPQRQGPKIMLYCIGIGMFTGFIFLSGLLFCVNNIDNVIEAGWGPLLEIFMQATKSKAGSTCLLIFPLLCMVFTTTTLVCTSTRMSYAFARDRGMPFSSFFARVHPTLDVPLNALFWTVAWVIVFGCIFLGSSSTFNAITAASVVALGVTYAIPPAINVLRGRKMLPENRTFKLTGVFGWTLNIVGILWSILTTVLFVFPPEIPVTANNMNYCIVAFGVMLLIAGGTWVFDGRKHYEGPHLDVQGLIEGKVEGMEPVKGVDSENKTQEELVEARTTIPIDA; encoded by the exons ATAGCCGATGATGCTGCCCAGCTAGAGGCTATGGGGCATAAACAAGAACTTAAGCGCAACTTTTCCATGATATCCATGTTGGGCTTGGCGtttgccattctcaacacTTGGACGGCTCTGGCAGCCTCAATTACACTTGCACTTCCCTCTGGAGGAACCAGCGCCGTCATTTGGGGTCTCATGGTCGCCGGAGTTTGCAATCTGTGCCTCGCAGCCTCTCTCGCCGAATTTCTTTCCGCGTATCCCACCGCAGGTGGACAGTATCACTGGGCAGCCATTATCTCCTGGAAGAAGTCGAGCCGAGCCATCAGCTATGTGACCGGATGGATCAATGTTTGCGGATGGGTCGCTTTGAGTGCTACAGGTCCATTACTGGGTAGCACTTTCATTGTCAACATTATTTCTCTCTTCAATCACGAGTACGATGCGAAGCCGTGGCATCAATTCCTGATCTACATTGGCTTTGCACTCATTGCTCTCGTCATTAACGCTTTCTTGACGAGGCTCCTTCCATACTTTACCAaggcagccttcttctggTCCATAACCGgtttcgtcatcatcgttATTACTGTGCTGGCATGTGCGTCACCTGATTTCCAGACTGGCGACTTTGTGTATGgccaattcatcaacaatgtGGGATGGCCAgatggcttggcttggcttcttggacttcttcaGGGCGCTTTTGCATTAACCG GCTTTGACGCTACCGCACACATGATTGAAGAAATTCCCGACCCTCAGCGACAAGGCCCCAAGATTATGCTCTACtgcattggcattggcatgttCACAGGGTTCATTTTTCTCAGTGGTCTTCTCTTTTGCGTCAATaacattgacaatgtcaTCGAAGCCGGATGGGGACCTCTATTGGAAATCTTCATGCAAGCAACCAAGAGCAAGGCTGGGAGCACCTGTCTTCTCATATTCCCCTTGCTCTGCATGGTCTTTACCACGACTACGCTAGTCTGCACGAGCACACGAATGAGCTATGCGTTTGCGCGAGATCGCGGTATGCCGTTTAGCAGCTTCTTTGCACGGGTTCACCCTACACTCGACGTTCCTCTGAACGCCCTGTTTTGGACAGTCGCTTGGGTCATTGTGTTCGGCTGCATCTTCTTGGGGTCTAGCAGCACGTTCAACGCCATTACTGCTGCATCTGTTGTTGCTTTGGGAGTGACTTATGCTATCCCTCCGGCTATCAATGTTCTCCGCGGTCGTAAAATGCTGCCAGAGAACAGAACCTTCAAGTTGACCGGTGTATTCGGCTGGACACTGAACATC GTCGGCATTCTGTGGTCTATCCTCACAACTGTTCTTTTCGTTTTCCCACCCGAAATTCCCGTCACAGCAAACAACATGAACTATTGCATCGTCGCGTTCGGTGTCATGCTTCTCATAGCCGGAGGTACATGGGTCTTCGATGGTCGCAAGCACTACGAGGGTCCGCATCTGGATGTTCAGGGATTGATTGAAGGCAAGGTGGAAGGCATGGAGCCTGTCAAGGGGGTTGATTCGGAGAATAAGACACAGGAGGAGTTGGTTGAGGCGCGCACTACTATCCCTATAGATGCTTAA